In Jaculus jaculus isolate mJacJac1 chromosome 4, mJacJac1.mat.Y.cur, whole genome shotgun sequence, a single genomic region encodes these proteins:
- the Pou3f3 gene encoding POU domain, class 3, transcription factor 3, with protein sequence MATAASNPYLPGNSLLGAGSIVHSDAAGAGGGGGGGGGGGGGAGGGGGGMQPGSAAVTSGAYRGDPSSVKMVQSDFMQGAMAASNGGHMLSHAHQWVTALPHAAAAAAAAAAAAVEASSPWSGSAVGMAGSPQQPPQPPPPPPQGPDVKGGAGREDLHAGTALHHRGPPHLGPPPPPPPHQGHPGGWGAAAAAAAAAAAAAAAAHLPSMAGGQQPPPQSLLYSQPGGFTVNGMLSAPPGPGGGGGGGAGGGAQSLVHPGLVRGDTPELAEHHHHHHHHAHPHPPHPHHAQGPPHHGGGGAGPGLNSHDPHSDEDTPTSDDLEQFAKQFKQRRIKLGFTQADVGLALGTLYGNVFSQTTICRFEALQLSFKNMCKLKPLLNKWLEEADSSTGSPTSIDKIAAQGRKRKKRTSIEVSVKGALESHFLKCPKPSAQEITNLADSLQLEKEVVRVWFCNRRQKEKRMTPPGIQQQTPDDVYSQVGTVSADTPPPHHGLQTSVQ encoded by the coding sequence ATGGCCACGGCGGCTTCTAACCCCTACCTGCCGGGGAACAGCCTGCTCGGGGCCGGCTCCATTGTGCACTCGGACGCGGCCggggccggcggcggcggcggagggggcgggggcgggggcggcggtgctgggggcggcggcggcggcatgCAGCCCGGTAGCGCCGCTGTGACCTCGGGCGCCTACCGGGGGGACCCGTCCTCCGTCAAGATGGTCCAGAGCGACTTCATGCAGGGGGCCATGGCAGCCAGCAACGGCGGCCATATGCTGAGCCACGCGCACCAGTGGGTCACCGCCCTGCcccacgccgccgccgccgctgccgccgccgccgccgccgccgtggaGGCGAGCTCGCCGTGGTCGGGCAGCGCGGTGGGCATGGCTGGTAGCCCCCAGCAGCCGccccagccgccgccgccgccgccgcagggcCCCGACGTGAAGGGCGGAGCCGGACGCGAAGACTTGCACGCCGGCACCGCGCTGCACCACCGCGGCCCGCCGCATCTCggccccccgccgccgccgccccctcACCAAGGCCACCCCGGGGGCTggggggcggcggcggctgccgccgctgccgccgccgccgccgccgccgccgcgcaccTCCCGTCCATGGCCGGAGGCCAGCAGCCCCCGCCGCAGAGCCTGCTCTACTCTCAGCCCGGGGGCTTCACGGTGAACGGCATGCTGAGCGCGCCCCCGgggcccggcggcggcggcggcggcggcgcgggcggCGGCGCCCAGAGCCTGGTGCACCCGGGGCTGGTGCGCGGAGACACGCCGGAGCTGGCcgagcaccaccaccaccaccaccaccacgcgcACCCGCACCCTCCGCACCCGCACCACGCGCAAGGGCCCCCGCACCACGGCGGCGGTGGCGCGGGGCCGGGACTCAACAGCCACGACCCGCACTCGGACGAAGACACGCCGACGTCGGACGACCTGGAGCAGTTCGCCAAGCAGTTCAAGCAGCGGCGCATCAAGCTGGGCTTCACGCAGGCCGACGTGGGGCTAGCGCTGGGCACGCTCTACGGGAACGTGTTCTCACAGACCACCATCTGCCGCTTCGAGGCCCTGCAGCTAAGCTTCAAGAACATGTGCAAGCTCAAGCCGCTGCTGAACAAGTGGCTGGAGGAGGCGGACTCGAGCACCGGCAGCCCCACGAGCATCGACAAGATCGCCGCGCAGGGCCGCAAGCGCAAGAAGCGGACCTCCATCGAGGTAAGCGTCAAAGGCGCCCTCGAGAGCCACTTCCTCAAGTGCCCCAAGCCCTCGGCTCAGGAGATCACCAACCTGGCGGACAGCCTGCAGCTCGAGAAGGAGGTCGTGCGGGTCTGGTTCTGCAACCGCCGGCAGAAGGAGAAGCGCATGACGCCCCCTGGGATCCAGCAGCAGACTCCCGACGACGTCTACTCGCAGGTGGGCACCGTGAGCGCCGACACGCCGCCGCCGCACCACGGGCTGCAAACGAGCGTGCAGTGA